AGAAGAGCAGAACGTTGTATAGTGTCATTGCAAAAAGAAGGAGAAACCAATGAAATTGTTCTAAAGTATGTAAATAGGTTATCTGATTATTTGTTTGCGGTAGCTAGAGTAATAAATGCGCGTTTACAAGTGAAAGATGTGGAATATAACCGCAGTGCACTTGTTTTTCGCAATAAAGAAGAGAAGGAAGTGGAGTAATTCACTTCCTTTTTTTGTATACTTTTTTCTGTAATATCCCACAATAGAGAAGGTATGACGGTTATTAGAAAACGGAGGATGTATATGAAAGCGTTAAAATGTGGCGTGGTGATATTGAGTATATTATTTTTATCTCAATTACATATTTACGCTGAAGAGAATCAGTGGATATGGCCTGTTGATGGGCAGGTAAGTGATTATTTTGGGACAAGACATGGGAAACACTATGGTATTGATATAGCTGCGTCCATTGGAACGCCTGTTGCAGCTATTCAAAATGGTAAGGTGACAAAGTCTTATTTTTCAAGTAGTTATGGAAATGTTGTGTTTATTAAACATGGAGAATATGAGGCTGTTTATGCGCATTTAAATAAGAGATATGTAGTTCAAGGGGATAATATTTCAAAAGGAGAGCGAATTGGAGAGGTAGGGAATACAGGAGAATCGAGAGGAGCGCATTTACATTTAGAAGTGCATCAAGGAAGATGGACGGTGGAGAAAAGGAATGCGATGAATCCGTTGCTTGTTTTAAATGAACAAAAAAATCAAGTCGTGTCATCATCATTATATGTTGTACAAAAAGGTGACACTTTAGTTAGTATTGCTCGAAGATTTAGTATGACAGTTGAGGAAATCAAAGTGAGAAATGGATTACGACAAGAGCGAATCTATCCGAACCAACAACTATACGTTAAGTAAAGGAAACTTCCCAAAGTATAACTTTTGAATAGATTTTTGAGAATACGATAGTAAATGAATTTATATCGATGTTTCGACAAGAAATGTTGACTTAGCAATAACGTACGAAGATAAGAGTAACCTATTCCTAACGAAAAACCGTCCCAAAAAATCTTTTGGGACGGCTTCTTTTACCAAAAAATAAAGACACATATAAATCCAGAAATAGCTAAGTAGCTATATAAGTAAAAGACTTTTGTTCTTGTTTTTTCTTTTGTCCGGAATAGTACGATAGTTGGTTCGATTAGACCAATTGTAAGACAAAGTAAACCAAGAAGCATAAAGCCAATTGAAAGAGAATACAGGGCGATTTGTGGTGCTTGAAATGGAATCATCCATTTTAATAAAAATGCAATAAGTGCAGTGTAACAAATGCTACCGATGTATTTATTCAATGGTGTATTAGAACGGAAACCAGGAAGTTTCTTGGAAAAAGGACGGGAAACAACTTCAATTTGTAAAGATGTATGTTCTTCAATTATTTTTTGAGCTTCTTTTCCTTTTTGGAAAAGGGATAAAATCCAGTTTCGCTCACCTTGGAAAATAAATTGAGAAGTTGTTAAATAGTGATCAACTTTTACCTTATTCCAACTCTTCCATGGATGACGCTCGCACAATTTTAATTTACTTTCTGTTTTTTTATCGTACTGATAAATACTTATGCCATCTTGGTCAAAAGTAGCGTAGTATGTCTCTTGTGAGAATGTGCCTAGATCAATTGGACAGTAGAAAAGTAATTCTTTTTTTAAATAAAAGTATTCTTTTCTTAAGTTCTTTTTCATTGCTTCTCGAATAGAGTGTCTTTTATCTTTCTTCATGACATTTCCTCCATAACTCAGAAAATGTTCTTATCTTAACAATTCAACATCTTATCACTTTTAACGATATATGACTAGGGGATTCATAAGAGAAATACCGAATTATAAAAAATATGGGTTGTATTGTAAAATATATTGATTGTATCTTTGGTTATATAAAATTAATAACTTATTTTTAATAAGTTACACTTTTTTTGTTCACAATACGATTATGTTGTTGTATAATGAAGTGGAAAATAGAATATCGGTCTATCTTCGGGGCAGGGTGAAAATCCCGACCGGCGGTGATGAACAGTTAATAATTTCGTTCTAAGCCCGCGAGCCGTTAAGGCAGGATTTGGTGTGATTCCAAAGCCGACAGTATAGTCTGGATGGGAGAAGATGGAGGTTCAAGCGTTCAAAAAAGATAAGTATTTGAACGTCTGTTTGATGTGCCTTAAAATTCTCCCTTTGTGTAAATCGCAAAGGGTTTTTTCGTTCTATGAAAAAATAGGCATAGCAGAACCTTTCCACTTTCCATGAGAAGATCGATGGAAAAGGAGAGAGAAAGATGAAACAAAAAAGCAGTGTAGTGCAGATGGTGAGTGTAGCGATGCTAAGTAGTATTGCGTATTTACTAATGATGTTGGATTTTCCATTCCCAGGGCTTCCGCCATTTTTAAAAATTGATTTTAGTGATGTGCCAGCTTTAATTGCGGCGATTATTTTTGGGCCGATTGCAGGAGTAATTGTAGAAGCGATAAAAAATATTTTACATTACGGGATTCAAGGAAGTTTAACGGGAGTGCCAGTTGGAGAAATTGCAAACTTTATTGCAGGATGTTTATTTATTGGACCAGCGGCTTTCTTATTTAGAAAGTATCGTACTGTAAAGAGTTTAACGACAGGATTAATGCTAGGGACAATTACAATGGCGTTAATCATGAGTGTATTAAACTACATCATCATATTCCCAGCTTACACTTGGTTTTTAAATTCACCAGCTATGTCTAGTGATGCTATAAAAACAACGGTTGTAACGGCAATCTTACCATTTAATTTGATTAAAGGAATTGTAGTGACAATTGTATTTGTAGCGTTATTCTCACGCCTGAAAGTATGGGTGTTTGCAAAAATGAATAATGCATAAAATATAAAGTGAAACTTTAATCAGTGAGGGTTTTGTTCATCCCCCGCTGATTATTAGCCTTCACCTATCGGGCATTTACGGGCAGCCCGACCCTCACCTAACTTCTTTACTTTCGTTGTTGAGGTAGGGGTCTTACTGCCCGTTGATGCGGGGTAAAATAAAACCATTAGTAGTATGGACTACTAATGGTTTTTTATTAAGTAGAATGAAAATAGAAAACAAAAAATACCCCTCATCCATATGAGGGGTATTTTTTGAAGTTAATAAAAGACTATTCGAATTTTAAAGAGTCGCCATCAAATGATTCGTCAGCAACTTTAATCGAGTCAGTTGGACAGCCTTCGAATGCATCCATCATATCTTCAATTAATACATCTGGAATTTCAACGATACCTTGGTTATCGTCTAATGTTACAAATGCAATACCTTCATCATCATAGTCATAAATGTCTGGTGCAGCAGCGCCACAAGCACCACATGCAATACAAGTATCTTTATCAACGATTGTATATTTTGCCATCTTTTTTCCCTCCTGATAATATGTATGTGAAAAGTTCGTCAAAAAATTATAACCTTATTGTAAAACGGTTTTTAAAACTTTTCAACATAAAATTATAATGATAATGCTTATCAATTAGGGTGTCAACTTGTTTTTGAATTATTTCATAAGATTTTCAAAATACTTAAATGTTATTTCGTTTGATACAATAGAATATATACAAGCATGTAGTGTGAATATGATAAGTTAAATGCGATCGTATTGAAAAAGGAATGAAGTTAGACTGAAAGGTGGAAGCGGTAATGCAGCTACAATATACTTTATTATATTGTTTAAAACAATTGAATGGTGAAAGAACCGTTTCTTCGATTTATTATTTGTTAAAAGGAAAGAGATCGTCGCAAACATTACAAGATGGGAATATGTTTCAAATTTCTTTTTTGTTTGGGATTTATAAATCATTAAATAGAGCTGATTATGATCAAGAAGTTGCAAAGTTGTTACAGACGGATTTAGTTCAATCTATACATGATAATACATACGTGTTAACGACTGCTGGTAATATGCAATTAAACAAATGGGAAGATGAATTTGCCTTTCCGACGTATTTACATGGTTTACACTATGGTGAAATAGGTGAAACGTTTTGGAGGAGATTAGCATTAATCGTTCAAACCATTTCGAATATACAACAGGCAAATGCGAAATTTATTCCAATTCAACAGGATACAGAAATAATGATGTGGGTGAAACGTTTTCTCACGGGAATACCATATACGAGAAATGAATTGGCTAAAAGATTGTGGAAGGAGATGCATACTCTTTTACAAAAAAATAATTCAGTAGAAGCGACAATCGTAACATATCGATTAACTGGCTATGAACGTATTGGGTGTACTTTACAACAATTAGCGGAAATTACGAAACAAGATATATTTCGAGTGTACTTTTTATTCTGGGGTACAATTCATTTCCTTATTCAAGAAGTTCGCAATAAAGAAAATGAATTTCCATTATTAGCTGAAATTATTTCTTATCCAAATGAGAAAGCTGATTTATTTAGCTTATCAACGAAAAAAACATATAATTTTTGGAGACAAGGACGCTCTTTAGAAGAAATAGCGACAATTCGGAATTTAAAGGTTGCCACGATAGAAGATCATTTTGTGGAGATTGCTTTACGAGAAAAAGAATTTTCTATTGAGATGTTTATGGGAAAAGAAAAAATAGAAAAAGTATCAAAAGTAATTGAAGCATTACAAACACGTAAATTGCGTGTGTTGAAGCAAGCGGTTGGAGAGGGAATCTCTTATTTTGAAGTCCGTCTTGTATTGGCACGGATGGAGGGTATTAATGAAGCTTGAGGAATATTTATATAAGTGGTTTGGATATTCTGAATTTCGTCCGGGGCAAAAAGGAGTTATTACGGACTTATTGGAAGGAAAGGATGTTGTAGCGATGCTTCCGACTGGAAGGGGGAAGTCGATGTGTTATCAACTTCCGGGGCTGCTGCAAGAGGGTACGGTGCTTGTTGTATCACCATTATTATCTTTAATGGAAGACCAAGTTACGCAATTAAAGTATGTCGTGAAAAATCGAGTTATTGCATTTAATAGTTTTCGGACGTTAAGTGAAAAAAGGGAAGCAATGAAAAAGCTATCTTTTTATAAATTTGTTTTCGTATCACCAGAGATGTTGCAGTCGGAACTTCTAATAAGAGAATTGAAAAAAATACATATTTCATTATTTGTCGTAGATGAAGCGCATTGTATTTCACAATGGGGGTATGATTTTCGGCCAGATTATAAAAAATTAGATAAAGTAATTGAGAGTATCGGCTCTCCAAATGTACTAGCATTAACAGCAACTGCTACAAAGGATGTACTGCGAGATATAGCCGAAAGTTTAAATCTAAAAAATGTCGCTGAGCATGTGTATTCAATTGATCGTCCAAATATTGCGATGGAAGTGCAATTTGTGGAAACGATAGAAGAAAAAAAAGAGGCGCTTTTTGAGCATATAATGTATTTGCAAGGACCTGGTATTGTTTATTGTTCAAGTAGGGCCTGGACAGAGCGTTTAACCGAGTATTTAAGAGGAAAAGGAATTACAGGTGTAGCTTTTTATCATGGTGGTATGGAACATGAAGAGCGTATGTTAATTCAACAACAGTTTATGAATGACCAGTTGCAAATTGTAATATGTACAAGTGCTTTTGGGATGGGGGTCAATAAGGCGAATACAAGATATATTATTCATTTTCAATATCCGACAAATGTAGCTTCCTATTTACAAGAAATTGGAAGGGCGGGGAGAGATGGTGAACCGAGTATAGCCATTTTGTTATGTAGTCCATTGGATCATGATTTGCCAATTTCAATCATTGAAGATGAATTGCCAAGTAAATCACAAATACAATTTTTATTTTCGTTACTACAAGAAAGAATGTTTCAAACGAAAGTATTACCAATAGAAGATGTAGAAGAAATTTGTTATAATGCAGCAAGATTTAATGAACAATATTGGCGTTTTATCCGTTATCATCTCGAACATCTTGGAATCATACAACAGCGAAATCTTCTGCTAGAGAGCTTGTCAGATGAAATAATGCACAGATTAATAGCGGAAGTGGAAGTGAGACTGCGTAATAAATATAGTGAGCTAGAAAATATGAAGTCATGGATACAAGTTCAAGGATGTAGGCGTGAATATTTATTACAACAGTTCGGTTATAGAAAGGAAAAAGAGATAGAAAACTGTTGTGATTACTGTGGTATTACAAAAACAGATTATAAAAAAAGACGAGCGCAACAGTCAGTTTTCGACTATAATTGGGAAACAGAGTTACAAAAGCTTTTCGGCCTAGGGAAGATGGAGGAATGATGAACATTCAAAGGCAAAATGTTGAAGATATGAGTCCGAGGGAAATAAGACTGAATCTATACATAACACAACTAATCATTATTGGTATCGGTTGTTTACTAGCATACATATTATTTCAAGATAAAAGAGAAGTTTATAGTTTGTGGAAATGGGAACCGATTTCTATACTTGTACTAGGTGGCTTATTAGCGATTTGTATTGTGTTATTAGATTATGTTGCAATGCGAGTGTTTCCAGAATCTTGGTTTGATGATGGTGGCATTAACGATAGAATGTTTCAAGGAATCTCTGTCATGCATTTACTCGTTATTACGTTTATTATTGGCTTTGCGGAAGAGTTTTTATTTAGAGGTGTAGTGCAGACTCATTTTGGAATTGTAATAGCGAGTTTAATTTTTGCTGTGTTACATATTCGGTATATAACGAAGCCTTTTTTGTTTTGTTTCGTCTGCTTTATTAGCTTTGTTTTTGGTTATGTATTCGAGTGGACAGGCAATTTGTTTATAACAATCTTTGCACACTTTCTTGTTGATTTTATAATGGGACTCCAATTAAGAAAATAAATGGAAGGTGGTGGTGAACAACATGAGAAAACGAATTCCTGATTTTGAAGAGGAGTTAGAAATTGAGCGAGTGGAAGAAGATGAAGGTTTACCGCCGCGTAGTGAAATTCATAGAAATAAAGAGAAAAAACCAAAATTTAAAATGAATCATATTTTCGTCCGAGTTTTAACATTTTTATTCATATTGTTACCTATTAGTATTCTATGGTATACAGATAAATATACACAGGTGAAAAGTGATAGTAATAATGCTGGGAAAAGTGCGTTTGAAGTAATTTTCTTTGATTCAGCTAAGACGGAATCTCAAAAGCAGTCTGAGAAAGTAGCAACTCATATTGTGAAAGATGGGGAAAGTTTAAAAAGTATAGCGAAGCAATATTTCTCAGATGAAAATGGAATGGAAGTAATTAAAAAGTATAATGATTTACAAGAAGACGAAGTGAGAGTAGGACAAGAATTAAAAATTCCTATAAAAGATAAGTCTGCGAAGTAAGAGAGCTAGTTAAATGAGTGATAAATAATAACTGCATATAAAATGAAGGACTATACTTTACGAGGAGGGAGAGTAAAAAATATATGACATGGATTATATTATTATGTACTCTCATATGCATTGGTTTTGTATGTCTTCTTGGAATGTATAAAGAAGCGATGCGTAATACTGTGCTGGAACATACATTAGTATTCAAAGAATTTCCGGAAAGTTTTCAAAAAGTTAATGTTTTTTTTATTTCGGATATTCATAGAAGGGTCATTTCTAGCTCGCTAATTGAACGAGTGAAAGGGAAAGTGGATATCGTAATTATTGGCGGTGATTTAGCTGAAAAAGGAGTACCTTTATCGCAAATATCTTTAAATATTCAAAAATTAAGAGAAGTAGCCCCTGTATATTTTGTATGGGGAAATAATGATTATGAAATTGAAAATCACGAATTAGATGCTTTATTGTTAGAAAATAATGTGAAGGTATTAGATAATACAAGAGTTGTATTTGAGTCTGAGTTAGGAGAGAAAATTTGCTTGCTCGGTATCGATGATGTTGGATTAGAACGAGATCGTTTAGATTTAGCATTGGCTGATTGTAAAGAAGAAGGTTTTCGCATTTTAATTAGTCACAACCCTGATATAATAAAGAAAATGTCTGGTAAAGAACAAATTTCGCTCGTGTTAAGTGGACATACACATGGAGGGCAAATTCGGTTGTTTCCATCTGAAAAATATTTAAAGGGTGGTATATATAAGCATTTTAATATGACACTCTTTGTTAGTAATGGGTATGGAACAACATTGCTTCCTCTGCGTTTTCGGGCACCTTCTCAAACGCATATCATTACGTTGTGTGGAGGGAAATAATGCCAACTTCAAATGGGAACTATAATATAAAAGCTGTTTCGAATATACTCGGAATTCAACCGAGTACACTTCGCGCATGGGAAAGACGCTATCATATTATTGCCCCAAAGAGAAATCAGGCGGGGCATCGTTTGTATACAGAAGAGCATATTTATATTTTGAAATGGTTAATGAACAAAGTTTCTGAGGGGATGATGATTGGACAAGCCGTTCAGTTATTAGAAGGGAATCGGTTGCAGAACAACATTCAAATAGAAAAAATTACTGATAAAGAAGTTGTTTTAGTGGACGATATACTACAAGCTTTGTTAGAATTTGATGAAATTACAACTTCTGCATTATTAAACGAGGTTTTTAGTATATATTCAACGGAAAAGGTTGTTATAAGTATCATTCTTCAAGTGGCAAACAAGTTGTTAATTTTAAAAAATAATAATGAGATTACAATGTCACAATTCAAATATGTTGTATCATTCTTACAAACACGTCTAGGAATGATTTATCATAATGCATCAGTGTATTCTTCCGTTAACAAAGTTTTCGTTTTAGAAAATAATATATTAAAAGGATTTATTTTCGCGACGTATTTACGAATAAAAGGATATCAAGCAATGTATATGGGGACAAGTTTAGATGAAGAAGGTATTTTACTAGCTATTGAACAATTGCAACCTAAGTATTTGTTTATATCTTTTGATGATGAACGAGAACTTGAAGAGGCAGTAAGATTTATTGATTTGTTGCAAGCAAAAAATAAAAATCTCTTTGTTGGTTTTATAGGAAGAAAAAGTATTGGGGATCAATTAAATCTTCAAAATATCCTTATTGGTAACACGAAAGAAGAATGGGATGGATGGTTAAGAATGTCAGAATAGTCGTTCGGAAAGAACCATCTATTTTCTATTTCATATAATAAAAATTAGATGCAATGGTTACGTAGGGAGGGTATGAGATGAGACTGGAACGTTTAAATTACAATAAGATCAAAATTTTCCTAACATTTGATGATTTATCAGAACGAGGATTAACGAAAGAAGATTTGTGGAGGAATGCACCGAAAGTACAGCAACTATTCCGTGATATGATGCAAGAAGCAAATGAAGAATTAGGGTTTGAAGCGGATGGTCCGATTGCTGTGGAAGTATTTTCTCTACAAGCTCAAGGTATGGTTGTAATTGTGACAAAAGAAAATCAAGAAGTGGACACAGAAGATGAGTTCCGTGACGAGTTTATTGAAATGCAAGTGACTCTTGATGAAAGTGAACATATACTTTACGAGTTTGCTACATTAGATGATGTAATCAATTTGTCAAATCGCTTATATAACCTTGGTGTAACTGATGGGAAGTTGTATACATGGGATAATCGTTTTTATCTTTGGATAGAAGAAGAAGAGCAATTTCAATTATTGAAGGCGGATTTTATAGCTATTTTAGCAGAATATGGTAATCCGTCAACGGCAACAATTTATCGCATAATGGAATATGGTAAAGAATTAATGGATTCTCAAGCAATTGAACAAATATACAATTACTTTGTGAAAAAGCAAAACCTCAGCTAATGTAACGTAGCTTGAGGTTTTATTTTTATTCAGCTGAAGATTGGAAAATCTAAAATCTATAAAGCGAAGTTTAGGCAACAAGACTAGCCGACCTGTAGTTGAAAATTTGATCAGTATTTCTTGATGAAATACTGATTTTATTGAATGTGTTTTGGTGAAAATAAAAAATATTTAAATATTTAAGTATTTTACTTTTCTAAAAGCAATAAAAGGACTATAATAATAGTGAAAACGCTTGCAATACGAAATAGTTTGTATATATTTGTTAGCGTTTTCTATTGCATTCCAAATTTAACGGTGTATACTAGGCAATGAAGGTTTACTAAACAAGTGAAATTACAGGGGGTTTACTTACTATGGTAGCCGAAAAGGGAACTCAAACGAAAACACAACAACAAGGGGAACAACATTTTGAATTGTTAAATTCAACACAAATTGTAATTAATGAAGCATTAGAAAAATTGGGTTATCCAAACGAAGTATATGAATTATTGAAAGAACCAATTCGTATGATGACAGTGAAAATTCCAGTTCGTATGGATGACGGGACTGTTAAAATATTTACAGGATATCGTGCACAACATAATGATGCTGTTGGTCCAACGAAAGGTGGAATTCGCTTCCATCCAAACGTAACAGAAAATGAAGTGAAAGCACTTTCTATCTGGATGAGTTTAAAATGTGGTATTGTTGATTTACCATACGGTGGAGGTAAAGGTGGAATCATTTGTGACCCGCGTGAGATGTCTTTCCGTGAATTAGAAAGATTAAGCCGCGGTTATGTACGAGCAATTAGCCAAATTGTTGGTCCGACAAAAGATATTCCGGCTCCAGATGTATTTACAAACTCACAAATTATGGCATGGATGATGGATGAGTATAGCCGTATCGATGAATTTAATTCACCAGGATTTATCACAGGTAAACCACTTGTATTAGGTGGATCACACGGACGTGAAACAGCGACTGCAAAAGGTGTAACAATTTGTATTCGTGAAGCTGCGAAAAAACGTGACATTGATATTAAAGGTGCACGCGTTGTTGTTCAAGGATTTGGTAACGCTGGTAGCTTCTTAGCTAAATTTATGCATGATGCAGGCGCGAAAGTAATTGCAATTTCAGATGCTTATGGCGCATTACATGATCCAAATGGATTAGATATTGACTACTTACTAGATCGTCGCGATAGCTTCGGTACTGTAACAAAACTATTTAATAATACAATTTCAAACAAAGAACTGTTAGAACTTGATTGCGACATTTTAGTTCCAGCTGCAATTGAGAACCAAATTACAGAAGAAAATGCTGATAAGATTAAAGCGAAAATTGTGGTTGAAGCTGCAAATGGCCCAACTACATTAGAAGCAACAAAAATCTTAACAGATCGTGGTATTTTACTTGTTCCAGACGTATTAGCAAGTGCTGGTGGCGTTACAGTATCTTACTTTGAGTGGGTACAAAATAACCAAGGTTACTACTGGACTGAGGAAGAAGTAGAACAACGTTTAGAAAAAGTAATGGTAAGATCATTCGATTCAATTTATGAAACATCACAAGTTCGTAAAGTAAACATGCGCTTAGCTGCATACATGGTTGGTGTTCGTAAAATGGCTGAGGCTAGTCGCTTCAGAGGTTGGGTATAATATATAATGTTTTGAGAAAACGTGATTTCCTTTCGAGGGGATCACGTTTTTTTGTTGAAGTATTAAATTGAGGTGTTGTATATGGAAAATGAAATGATGGAACGAGTAGAACAATTAGAAGAAAAGGTTAAGAGGTTAGAGGGAGAACTTGCAAGAACGATGGAAGCCAGAAAAACAAGTATCGTTCGGGTGTTCGGGGAAGGGTTACTGTTTTTAATATTTGGTTTGGTTGTAGTAGGGCCGATTATCGCCGTTGTAATCTCAATTCTTACTTGGTTTGCTGAAAAATAAAATAAAAACAAAAAGAACGCTTGTTCTACACGAACAAACGTGCTATACTCTCCTTAGATAAACAAAACGGAAATGATTTTAAGGAGAGATAAATGATGAAAATGACAGTAGACCAAAGATTTATGATGCCAGCGGATGTTGTAGAACGAGTGGAAGTATTACGAAACAAGCAAAGTAAGCGTGGCACATTATTACAATCAGTAAATAAATTTTTCGGTTTAGATACGAAAGAAGATTGTGTTTGGTTTTACGGTTTTTATGGAGTGGCTGTAAGTATTTTATTATTTATGGTATTCACATCAAATATTTTCGATTTTATCTTCGCATAAGAAATATGCTATAAGGACATTGCTACCGAATACATATAAGGAAGTAAGGTAATCTTCTAAAGCGGGAGTTGGTAGTAATGGCGATGTTTCCTATAGAGCGTAACTATATTGGATATGGAAGTTCACGACCGGGAATTCCTCTTTCTAAAGTAAGGTTTATTGTAAGTCATGATACGGGGAATCCTGGTAGCAATGCGATAGGGAATCGAGATTACTTTAATGAAATACAACCGAAAGCTTC
This genomic interval from Bacillus cereus contains the following:
- a CDS encoding peptidoglycan DD-metalloendopeptidase family protein, translating into MKALKCGVVILSILFLSQLHIYAEENQWIWPVDGQVSDYFGTRHGKHYGIDIAASIGTPVAAIQNGKVTKSYFSSSYGNVVFIKHGEYEAVYAHLNKRYVVQGDNISKGERIGEVGNTGESRGAHLHLEVHQGRWTVEKRNAMNPLLVLNEQKNQVVSSSLYVVQKGDTLVSIARRFSMTVEEIKVRNGLRQERIYPNQQLYVK
- a CDS encoding ECF transporter S component, with amino-acid sequence MKQKSSVVQMVSVAMLSSIAYLLMMLDFPFPGLPPFLKIDFSDVPALIAAIIFGPIAGVIVEAIKNILHYGIQGSLTGVPVGEIANFIAGCLFIGPAAFLFRKYRTVKSLTTGLMLGTITMALIMSVLNYIIIFPAYTWFLNSPAMSSDAIKTTVVTAILPFNLIKGIVVTIVFVALFSRLKVWVFAKMNNA
- a CDS encoding ferredoxin, translating into MAKYTIVDKDTCIACGACGAAAPDIYDYDDEGIAFVTLDDNQGIVEIPDVLIEDMMDAFEGCPTDSIKVADESFDGDSLKFE
- a CDS encoding helix-turn-helix domain-containing protein; translation: MQLQYTLLYCLKQLNGERTVSSIYYLLKGKRSSQTLQDGNMFQISFLFGIYKSLNRADYDQEVAKLLQTDLVQSIHDNTYVLTTAGNMQLNKWEDEFAFPTYLHGLHYGEIGETFWRRLALIVQTISNIQQANAKFIPIQQDTEIMMWVKRFLTGIPYTRNELAKRLWKEMHTLLQKNNSVEATIVTYRLTGYERIGCTLQQLAEITKQDIFRVYFLFWGTIHFLIQEVRNKENEFPLLAEIISYPNEKADLFSLSTKKTYNFWRQGRSLEEIATIRNLKVATIEDHFVEIALREKEFSIEMFMGKEKIEKVSKVIEALQTRKLRVLKQAVGEGISYFEVRLVLARMEGINEA
- a CDS encoding RecQ family ATP-dependent DNA helicase, which translates into the protein MKLEEYLYKWFGYSEFRPGQKGVITDLLEGKDVVAMLPTGRGKSMCYQLPGLLQEGTVLVVSPLLSLMEDQVTQLKYVVKNRVIAFNSFRTLSEKREAMKKLSFYKFVFVSPEMLQSELLIRELKKIHISLFVVDEAHCISQWGYDFRPDYKKLDKVIESIGSPNVLALTATATKDVLRDIAESLNLKNVAEHVYSIDRPNIAMEVQFVETIEEKKEALFEHIMYLQGPGIVYCSSRAWTERLTEYLRGKGITGVAFYHGGMEHEERMLIQQQFMNDQLQIVICTSAFGMGVNKANTRYIIHFQYPTNVASYLQEIGRAGRDGEPSIAILLCSPLDHDLPISIIEDELPSKSQIQFLFSLLQERMFQTKVLPIEDVEEICYNAARFNEQYWRFIRYHLEHLGIIQQRNLLLESLSDEIMHRLIAEVEVRLRNKYSELENMKSWIQVQGCRREYLLQQFGYRKEKEIENCCDYCGITKTDYKKRRAQQSVFDYNWETELQKLFGLGKMEE
- a CDS encoding CPBP family intramembrane glutamic endopeptidase, whose translation is MNIQRQNVEDMSPREIRLNLYITQLIIIGIGCLLAYILFQDKREVYSLWKWEPISILVLGGLLAICIVLLDYVAMRVFPESWFDDGGINDRMFQGISVMHLLVITFIIGFAEEFLFRGVVQTHFGIVIASLIFAVLHIRYITKPFLFCFVCFISFVFGYVFEWTGNLFITIFAHFLVDFIMGLQLRK
- a CDS encoding LysM peptidoglycan-binding domain-containing protein codes for the protein MRKRIPDFEEELEIERVEEDEGLPPRSEIHRNKEKKPKFKMNHIFVRVLTFLFILLPISILWYTDKYTQVKSDSNNAGKSAFEVIFFDSAKTESQKQSEKVATHIVKDGESLKSIAKQYFSDENGMEVIKKYNDLQEDEVRVGQELKIPIKDKSAK
- a CDS encoding metallophosphoesterase, whose translation is MTWIILLCTLICIGFVCLLGMYKEAMRNTVLEHTLVFKEFPESFQKVNVFFISDIHRRVISSSLIERVKGKVDIVIIGGDLAEKGVPLSQISLNIQKLREVAPVYFVWGNNDYEIENHELDALLLENNVKVLDNTRVVFESELGEKICLLGIDDVGLERDRLDLALADCKEEGFRILISHNPDIIKKMSGKEQISLVLSGHTHGGQIRLFPSEKYLKGGIYKHFNMTLFVSNGYGTTLLPLRFRAPSQTHIITLCGGK
- a CDS encoding MerR family transcriptional regulator gives rise to the protein MPTSNGNYNIKAVSNILGIQPSTLRAWERRYHIIAPKRNQAGHRLYTEEHIYILKWLMNKVSEGMMIGQAVQLLEGNRLQNNIQIEKITDKEVVLVDDILQALLEFDEITTSALLNEVFSIYSTEKVVISIILQVANKLLILKNNNEITMSQFKYVVSFLQTRLGMIYHNASVYSSVNKVFVLENNILKGFIFATYLRIKGYQAMYMGTSLDEEGILLAIEQLQPKYLFISFDDERELEEAVRFIDLLQAKNKNLFVGFIGRKSIGDQLNLQNILIGNTKEEWDGWLRMSE
- a CDS encoding genetic competence negative regulator — encoded protein: MRLERLNYNKIKIFLTFDDLSERGLTKEDLWRNAPKVQQLFRDMMQEANEELGFEADGPIAVEVFSLQAQGMVVIVTKENQEVDTEDEFRDEFIEMQVTLDESEHILYEFATLDDVINLSNRLYNLGVTDGKLYTWDNRFYLWIEEEEQFQLLKADFIAILAEYGNPSTATIYRIMEYGKELMDSQAIEQIYNYFVKKQNLS
- the gudB gene encoding NAD-specific glutamate dehydrogenase → MVAEKGTQTKTQQQGEQHFELLNSTQIVINEALEKLGYPNEVYELLKEPIRMMTVKIPVRMDDGTVKIFTGYRAQHNDAVGPTKGGIRFHPNVTENEVKALSIWMSLKCGIVDLPYGGGKGGIICDPREMSFRELERLSRGYVRAISQIVGPTKDIPAPDVFTNSQIMAWMMDEYSRIDEFNSPGFITGKPLVLGGSHGRETATAKGVTICIREAAKKRDIDIKGARVVVQGFGNAGSFLAKFMHDAGAKVIAISDAYGALHDPNGLDIDYLLDRRDSFGTVTKLFNNTISNKELLELDCDILVPAAIENQITEENADKIKAKIVVEAANGPTTLEATKILTDRGILLVPDVLASAGGVTVSYFEWVQNNQGYYWTEEEVEQRLEKVMVRSFDSIYETSQVRKVNMRLAAYMVGVRKMAEASRFRGWV
- a CDS encoding DUF3961 domain-containing protein; this translates as MMKMTVDQRFMMPADVVERVEVLRNKQSKRGTLLQSVNKFFGLDTKEDCVWFYGFYGVAVSILLFMVFTSNIFDFIFA